The Cucumis melo cultivar AY chromosome 6, USDA_Cmelo_AY_1.0, whole genome shotgun sequence genome includes a region encoding these proteins:
- the LOC103503124 gene encoding protein RGF1 INDUCIBLE TRANSCRIPTION FACTOR 1-like, whose amino-acid sequence MGPDDEDNRWPPWLKPLLRESFFVQCKHHIDSHKSECNMYCLDCMNGALCSLCLNFHKDHRAIQIRRSSYHDVIRVSEIQKVLDISGVQTYIINSARVVFLNERPQPRPGKGVTNTCEVCERSLLDSFRFCSLGCKIVGTSRSFQKKRVAMAASDSEDSYSSSSNHKRSKSNNSNNNSNKVQSFSPSTPPPTSVNYRTAKRRKGIPHRAPMGGLVLEY is encoded by the exons atg GGTCCTGACGATGAAGACAATCGATGGCCGCCATGGCTAAAACCTCTACTAAGAGAAAGCTTCTTCGTTCAATGCAAACATCACATCGATTCTCACAAAAGCGAATGCAATATGTACTGTTTAGATTGTATGAACGGCGCTCTCTGTTCTCTTTGCCTCAACTTTCACAAAGACCATCGTGCAATTCAG ATTCGCAGGTCTTCTTACCATGATGTGATCAGAGTTTCCGAGATTCAAAAAGTTCTGGACATTTCTGGTGTCCAAACTTACATTATCAACAGCGCTAGAGTCGTGTTCTTGAACGAAAGACCTCAGCCTCGGCCCGGCAAAGGCGTTACCAATACTTGTGAAGTTTGTGAACGCAGTCTCCTCGATTCCTTCCGATTTTGCTCTCTTGGTTGCAAG ATTGTCGGAACCTCAAGGAGTTTCCAGAAGAAGAGAGTTGCAATGGCTGCATCCGACTCGGAGGATTCTTATAGCAGCAGTAGCAACCATAAACGAAGCAAGagcaacaacagcaacaacaatAGCAATAAAGTTCAAAGCTTTAGTCCATCGACACCGCCCCCAACATCGGTCAATTACAGGACGGCGAAACGGAGGAAGGGGATACCGCATCGAGCTCCAATGGGAGGTCTAGTTTTAGAATATTAG